A window of Theropithecus gelada isolate Dixy chromosome 14, Tgel_1.0, whole genome shotgun sequence contains these coding sequences:
- the LOC112606949 gene encoding LOW QUALITY PROTEIN: olfactory receptor 52N1-like (The sequence of the model RefSeq protein was modified relative to this genomic sequence to represent the inferred CDS: substituted 2 bases at 2 genomic stop codons) produces MSFLNGNSLTPASFILNGIPGLEDVHLWISFPLCTMYSIAITGNFGLMYLIYSDEALHRPMYAFLALLSFADVLICTSTLPNILFILWFNLKEIDFKACLTQMFFVHTFTGMESGVLMLMALDCYVAICFPLRYATILTNSVIAKAGFLTFLRGVMLVIPFSFLTKQLPYCRGNDIPHTYCDHMSVAKISCGNVRVNAIYGLMVALLIGDFDILCITISYTMILQTVVSLSSADAXQKAFSTCTAHISAIVITYVPAFFTFFIYRFGGHTIPPHILIIMANLYILMSPTMNPIVYGVKTKQIXESVIRFFLKGKDNSHNF; encoded by the coding sequence ATGTCATTTCTAAATGGCAACAGCCTAACTCCAGCTTCATTCATCCTAAATGGCATCCCTGGTTTGGAAGACGTGCATTTGTGGATCTCCTTCCCGCTGTGCACCATGTACAGCATTGCTATTACAGGGAACTTTGGCCTTATGTACCTCATCTACTCCGATGAGGCCTTACACAGACCTATGTATGCCTTCCTAGCCCTTCTTTCCTTCGCAGATGTGCTCATATGCACCAGCACCCTTCCCAACATTCTCTTCATATTGTGGTTTAATCTCAAGGAGATTGATTTCAAAGCCTGCCTCACCCAGATGTTCTTTGTGCACACCTTCACAGGGATGGAGTCTGGAGTGCTCATGCTCATGGCCCTGGACTGCTATGTGGCCATCTGCTTCCCTCTGCGTTATGCCACCATCCTCACTAATTCAGTCATTGCTAAAGCTGGTTTCCTCACTTTTCTTAGGGGTGTGATGCTTGTtatccctttctctttccttaccAAGCAACTGCCGTACTGCAGGGGCAACGACATACCCCACACCTACTGTGACCACATGTCTGTGGCCAAGATATCTTGTGGCAATGTTAGGGTTAATGCCATCTATGGTTTGATGGTTGCCCTGTTGATTGGAGACTTTGATATCCTGTGCATTACAATCTCCTACACTATGATTCTTCAAACAGTTGTGAGTCTATCATCAGCAGATGCCTGACAGAAGGCCTTCAGCACCTGCACTGCCCACATCTCTGCCATAGTCATCACCTATGTTCCAGCCTTCTTTACCTTCTTTATATACCGTTTCGGGGGACACACCATTCCTCCCCACATACTTATTATTATGGCTAATCTCTACATACTAATGTCTCCCACAATGAACCCCATTGTGTATGGGGTGAAAACCAAGCAAATATGAGAAAGTGTCATTAGGTTCTTTCTTAAGGGAAAAGACAATTCTCATAACTTTTAA